From Xanthomonas sp. 10-10:
TCGCCAATGCACTGGTAAACGGCATCAGCCGGCGCAGATTGCCCAGCCTGCGCATGTCGCGCGTACCGGTCTCGTGGTCGATGATGCCCGCAGCCATGAACAATGACGCCTTGAACACGGCGTGGTTGAGGATGTGGAACACGCCCGCCACCACCGCCATCGGCGTCGACAGGCCGAACAGCATCGTGATCAGGCCAAGATGCGAGATGGTGGAGTACGCCAGTACGCCCTTGAGGTCGTGCTGGAAGATCGCATGCCACGCGCCCAGCAACAGCGTGATCGCGCCGATGCTGGTGACGGTGTAAAAAAACAGGTCGGTGCCGGCCAGTGCGGGGTGCAGGCGCGCCAGCAAAAACACCCCGGCCTTCACCATCGTGGCCGAGTGCAGGTACGCCGACACCGGCGTGGGCGCGGCCATCGCCTGCGGCAACCAGAAGTGAAACGGAAACTGCGCGCTCTTGGTAAAGATGCCCAACAGCACCAATCCCAGTGCATACGGATACAGCGGGCTGGCGCGGATCACATCGCCGGCGGCCAGCACGGCATCCAGCTGAAAACTGCCGACGATGCGGCCGAGCATCAGCACCCCGCCCAGCAGCGCCAGACCACCGCCAGCAGTCAGCACGAATGCCATGCGTGCGCCTTCGCGTGCATCCTTGCGGTGCGACCAGAACCCGATCAGCAGGAACGAGCTGATGCTGGTGAGCTCCCAGAACACCATCAGCAACAGCAGATTGCCCGACAGCACCATGCCGAGCATCGCGCCCATGAACAGCAACAGATAGGCAAAAAAGCGCGAAGCGCTATCGCGTGCGCTCAGGTAGTAATGCGCATACATCACCACCAATGCGCCGATGCCCAGCACCAGCAGCGCGAACATCCAGGCCAGCCCATCGAGCCGCAGCGAGAACATCAAACCGATCTGCGGCAACCACGCATGCTCGCTGCCAATCACCTCGCCACGCAGCACTGCCGGCGTCAGCGTGGCAAGCACCAGCAGGCCGGCCAGTGGCGCAGCCGCAGCCAACCACGCAGTGATCGAACGTGGCGTGCGCGAGAACAGCGCGACGGCGGCGGCCATCAGGAACGGCAGCGCCAGCATAATTTCCAGCGGAAAAGGCATGCAGGGAACACAGGATTCGCGAGCAGGCCAGAGAGCTTAACAAACCGTTGACTGACGTCAGTGTCAACGCCGGCGCCGCGCACAGGCGCAATTGCCGGCCAAACGGCGCGCGCATCGACGTCGGGGACTGGGTATGCTGCTGTCATTCAGGACCATGTCGTTGCCCCGTGACCGCCACCCATCCCGCTCCGTCCACCGCTGTGTCTGCGCCGCGCGCCCTGGTTTTTGGCGGCAGCGGGCAGATTGGCGAGCGTCTGTTGACCCGGCTGCTGAGCCGCGGGTGGCAGGTGACGGCATGGTCGCGGCAGCCGCGTGCGGCGCGTTCCGGGTTGATCTGGCGGCAAGGCGATCTGGCTGTGCCGGCCGCCGCAGGCGATGCCTTCGAGGTGATCTTCAGCTGCGGGCCGCTGGATCACTTCGCCCGCTGGTATGCCGAAAATCCGGTGGTCGCATCGCGCATCGTGGCGTTCGGTTCCACCAGCGTGGAGGTCAAGGAGCATTCGATCGATGCGGCCGAACGCGACGTGGCGCGACGGCTGGCGCATGCCGAACAGGCGCTGTTTTCTGCGGCCATGGCGCGCGGCGCCACCGCCACCGTGCTGCGCCCGACCCTGGTCTACGGTGCCGGACGCGACAAGACGCTCACCCAGATTGCCGGCCTGGCCCAGCGCACCGGCGCCTTCATGCTGCCGGCCAATGCCACCGGTCTGCGTCAGCCGGTGCATGTGGACGATCTGGCCAGCGCGGCGCTGGCGGTGATCGGCCAACCGGCGACCCAGCAACGCAGCTACGCGGTGGGCGGCGGCGAAGTGCTGGCCTACACGCAGATGGTGGAACGGGTGCTGCAGGCGCTGCCACGGCCGGCGCGGCTCTATCAGGTGCCGC
This genomic window contains:
- a CDS encoding NAD-dependent epimerase/dehydratase family protein, whose translation is MTATHPAPSTAVSAPRALVFGGSGQIGERLLTRLLSRGWQVTAWSRQPRAARSGLIWRQGDLAVPAAAGDAFEVIFSCGPLDHFARWYAENPVVASRIVAFGSTSVEVKEHSIDAAERDVARRLAHAEQALFSAAMARGATATVLRPTLVYGAGRDKTLTQIAGLAQRTGAFMLPANATGLRQPVHVDDLASAALAVIGQPATQQRSYAVGGGEVLAYTQMVERVLQALPRPARLYQVPPSLFGLALTAAQRLGRLRGMNAAALQRMRDDLVFDLEPARRDFGYAPRAFRPLPEELGIGE